One segment of Megachile rotundata isolate GNS110a chromosome 4, iyMegRotu1, whole genome shotgun sequence DNA contains the following:
- the Myo61F gene encoding unconventional myosin 61F isoform X1 has translation MAEDHAVSDTGGGVTSSGKAPEVPRTGHELRRKMERGLHERDRVGVQDFVLLEDFQNEAAFIDNLRKRFKEDLIYTYIGQVLVSVNPYKKLPIYSPDTIQYYHGRNFFEAPPHIFALADTAYQSLLKENLDQCILISGESGSGKTEASKKVLEFIAAATGHKKQVEEVNEKLIGSNPVLEAFGNAKTNRNDNSSRFGKYMDIQFNFQGDPVGGNILNYLLEKSRVVHQFSGERNFHIFYQLLAGASEETLRDLYLKRNLDTYYYLTNGTKGTVDTIDDATQYKEVMKAMKTMEMSQHEQNDLFAIVASVLHMGNVGFTEKDGVAQILKPASVEAVATLLGCDLNQLAQAFTHRTIDARGDVVISPLNREFAIYARDALAKAVYDRLFTWLVTRLNKSLQPVSSRRRNMVIGILDIYGFEIFQKNSFEQFCINYCNEKLQQLFIQLTLKSEQEEYLREGIAWENIQYFNNKVICDLIEEKYKGIISLMDEECLRPGEPTDLSFLEKLNVNLNNHPHYISHMKADLQTQKEFRLVHYAGDVTYNVRGFLEKNNDLLYRDLREVMSHTKNTIIKNVFDVKDLTSKKRPDTAITQFKNSLNNLVEILMGKEPSYIRCIKPNDYKMANQFKDKIVLHQVKYLGLMENLRVRRAGFAYRRPYEQFLQRYKSLCPQTWPNYHGPAKEGVQILVCHLGFEQDEYRMGNTKLFIRLPKTLFDTEDAFQMKKHEIAAIIQSKWKCILMRRRYLKMKKAAIVFQKYIRRWLAKQEAERRRKAVITIRRFIEGFITRNGPPTEINVAFIELAKFQWLTKLSKNLPEGVLNNSWPPCPYACREASEHLRIIHKKWKARKYRLALSKEDKEQFELKILAESLFKGKKKSYAKSLGPRFQNDRLGAEHKALRQSFINNILPRDETIKYATPVIKYDRHGYKPRERVLILTENAVYILDTLKTFKLKHRLPYKSIEELVVTGESDNLLIVRIPPELKKDKGDLILELPHTIEALTKAIDITNNRNILKIVNTESVSHKLVSGKEGVIEFRTGTTPAISKNRQSGHLLVVASP, from the exons ATGGC CGAGGATCACGCAGTATCCGACACTGGAGGTGGAGTAACAAGTTCCGGTAAAGCACCGGAAGTCCCCAGGACTGGCCACGAGTTACGCAGGAAAATGGAACGTGGTCTTCACGAGCGTGACCGCGTAGGCGTCCAAGACTTCGTTCTCCTAGAAGATTTCCAGAACGAGGCAGCGTTTATTGACAATCTGCGAAAACGATTTAAAGAGGATCTGATCTAC ACGTACATAGGTCAGGTACTCGTATCCGTGAATCCTTACAAAAAACTTCCAATTTATAGTCCAGATACGATCCAGTACTATCACGGTAGAAATTTCTTTGAGGCTCCACCACACAT CTTTGCACTCGCAGATACCGCTTATCAGTCCttgttgaaagaaaatttggATCAATGTATCCTCATCTCTG GCGAATCCGGTTCAGGAAAGACCGAAGCATCGAAGAAGGTGCTGGAGTTTATCGCAGCCGCGACCGGTCACAAAAAACAAGTAGAAGAAGTAAACGAGAAATTGATCGGTAGTAATCCCGTCCTCGAAGCTTTCGGAAACGCGAAAACTAATCGCAATGATAATTCGTCCCGCTTCGGCAAGTACATGGATATCCAATTTAATTTCCAG GGAGATCCAGTCGGTGGGAACATCTTGAATTACCTACTAGAAAAGTCGAGAGTAGTTCATCAATTTTCTGGAGAACGTAACTTCCATATCTTCTATCAGTTATTGGCTGGAGCAAGCGAAGAGACTTTACGAGATTTATATCTGAAAAGAAATTTAGATACATACTATTATCTGACCAACGGG ACAAAAGGTACGGTAGACACGATCGACGATGCGACTCAGTATAAAGAGGTAATGAAAGCTATGAAGACGATGGAGATGAGTCAGCACGAACAGAATGATTTATTTGCAATAGTCGCATCCGTGTTACACATGGGAAACGTTGGATTTACTGAAAAAGATGGTGTCGCTCAAATCTTGAAGCCAGCTTCCGTCGAGGCTGTTGCCACT TTATTGGGCTGCGACTTGAACCAACTGGCACAAGCTTTTACACATCGCACTATAGATGCTAGGGGCGACGTAGTCATTTCTCCGTTGAACAGGGAATTTGCAATCTATGCACGCGACGCACTAGCGAAAGCTGTATATGATAGATTGTTCACGTGGCTTGtgaccaggttaaataaatcattgCAACCAGTTAGTAGTCGGCGGCGCAACATGGTCATAGGTATCCTGGATATTTAcggttttgaaattttccaaaagaACAG TTTCGAACAATTCTGCATAAATTACTGCAACGAGAAGTTACAGCAGTTGTTCATCCAGTTGACACTGAAGTCAGAGCAAGAAGAGTACTTGAGGGAAGGAATAGCCTGGGAGAATATTCAATACTTTAATAACAAAGTTATATGTGATTTGatcgaagaaaaatataaag GAATAATATCTTTAATGGATGAGGAATGTCTTCGACCTGGAGAACCAACAGACTTAAGTTTCCTGGAGAAGTTGAACGTAAACCTAAACAATCATCCTCATTACATAAGCCACATGAAAGCAGATTTACAAACGCAAAAG GAATTTAGATTAGTGCATTACGCTGGCGACGTAACATACAACGTGCGGGGATTTCTGGAAAAGAATAATGATTTATTATATAGAGATTTACGTGAAGTTATGTCCCATACAAAGAACACAATCATCAAG AATGTATTTGATGTAAAAGATTTAACCAGCAAGAAGCGTCCAGACACCGCAATTACACAATTTAAGAACAGTTTGAACAATCTTGTGGAGATCCTTATGGGCAAGGAACCTTCTTACATCCGTTGTATCAAACCTAATGACTATAAGATGGCCA ATCAATTCAAGGACAAGATTGTACTACATCAAGTAAAGTATTTAGGTCTTATGGAGAATTTAAGAGTAAGGCGAGCTGGTTTTGCCTATAGGAGACCATATGAACAATTCTTGCAACGTTACAAATCTTTATGTCCACAAACTTGGCCTAATTATCATGGTCCAGCTAAAGAAGGTGTTCAAATCCTTGTATGTCACCTTGGTTTTGAACAAGACGAATATAGGATGGGCAA CACAAAGTTGTTCATCCGACTTCCTAAAACATTGTTCGACACTGAAGACGCCTTCCAGATGAAGAAGCATGAGATAGCTGCTATCATTCAAAGTAAATGGAAATGTATACTTATGAGGCgaagatatttgaaaatgaagaaagcAGCGATAGTCTTCCAAAAATATATACGAAGGTGGCTTGCGAAACAGGAAGCTGAAAGGAGAAGAAAAGCTGTTATTACCATTCGAAG ATTTATTGAAGGATTCATCACACGAAACGGACCACCCACCGAGATTAATGTGGCTTTCATTGAATTAGCGAAATTCCAGTGGTTAACCAAGCTTTCTAAAAATCTTCCAGAAGGTGTTTTAAATAATTCCTGGCCTCCTTGCCCGTACGCATGTCGAGaa GCTTCTGAACACCTACGCATTATTCATAAAAAATGGAAAGCACGGAAGTATAGGTTGGCCTTGTCGAAAGAAGACAAAGAAcaatttgaattgaaaattttagccGAATCACTATTCAAAGGAAAGAAGAAATCGTATGCCAAAAGCTTGGGACCGAGGTTCCAAAATGATCGACTTGGTGCGGAACATAAAGCATTGAGACAGAGTTTCATTAATAATATCCTTCCTAGGGATGAAactataaaa TATGCCACTCCAGTTATCAAATATGACCGGCATGGTTACAAACCTCGTGAAAGAGTACTAATTTTAACGGAAAACGCAGTATATATTTTAGATactttaaaaacatttaaacttAAGCATCGATTACCTTATAAATCTATTGAGGAACTGGTTGTCACTGGAGAATCAGATAACTTATTAATTGTTAGGATACCACCTGAATTAAAAAAGGATAAG GGTGATTTAATATTGGAACTACCGCATACAATAGAAGCGCTAACAAAGGCAATTGATATCACCAACAAtcgaaatattcttaaaattgtCAACACAGAGTC GGTCTCACATAAACTAGTCAGCGGAAAAGAAGGTGTAATTGAATTTAGGACTGGTACAACACCAGCCATTAGTAAAAACAGACAAAGTGGACATTTACTAGTG gtGGCATCTCCATAA
- the Myo61F gene encoding unconventional myosin 61F isoform X3 has translation MKPSEDHAVSDTGGGVTSSGKAPEVPRTGHELRRKMERGLHERDRVGVQDFVLLEDFQNEAAFIDNLRKRFKEDLIYTYIGQVLVSVNPYKKLPIYSPDTIQYYHGRNFFEAPPHIFALADTAYQSLLKENLDQCILISGESGSGKTEASKKVLEFIAAATGHKKQVEEVNEKLIGSNPVLEAFGNAKTNRNDNSSRFGKYMDIQFNFQGDPVGGNILNYLLEKSRVVHQFSGERNFHIFYQLLAGASEETLRDLYLKRNLDTYYYLTNGTKGTVDTIDDATQYKEVMKAMKTMEMSQHEQNDLFAIVASVLHMGNVGFTEKDGVAQILKPASVEAVATLLGCDLNQLAQAFTHRTIDARGDVVISPLNREFAIYARDALAKAVYDRLFTWLVTRLNKSLQPVSSRRRNMVIGILDIYGFEIFQKNSFEQFCINYCNEKLQQLFIQLTLKSEQEEYLREGIAWENIQYFNNKVICDLIEEKYKGIISLMDEECLRPGEPTDLSFLEKLNVNLNNHPHYISHMKADLQTQKVMGRDEFRLVHYAGDVTYNVRGFLEKNNDLLYRDLREVMSHTKNTIIKNVFDVKDLTSKKRPDTAITQFKNSLNNLVEILMGKEPSYIRCIKPNDYKMANQFKDKIVLHQVKYLGLMENLRVRRAGFAYRRPYEQFLQRYKSLCPQTWPNYHGPAKEGVQILVCHLGFEQDEYRMGNTKLFIRLPKTLFDTEDAFQMKKHEIAAIIQSKWKCILMRRRYLKMKKAAIVFQKYIRRWLAKQEAERRRKAVITIRRFIEGFITRNGPPTEINVAFIELAKFQWLTKLSKNLPEGVLNNSWPPCPYACREASEHLRIIHKKWKARKYRLALSKEDKEQFELKILAESLFKGKKKSYAKSLGPRFQNDRLGAEHKALRQSFINNILPRDETIKYATPVIKYDRHGYKPRERVLILTENAVYILDTLKTFKLKHRLPYKSIEELVVTGESDNLLIVRIPPELKKDKGDLILELPHTIEALTKAIDITNNRNILKIVNTESVSHKLVSGKEGVIEFRTGTTPAISKNRQSGHLLVVASP, from the exons ATGAAACCCAG CGAGGATCACGCAGTATCCGACACTGGAGGTGGAGTAACAAGTTCCGGTAAAGCACCGGAAGTCCCCAGGACTGGCCACGAGTTACGCAGGAAAATGGAACGTGGTCTTCACGAGCGTGACCGCGTAGGCGTCCAAGACTTCGTTCTCCTAGAAGATTTCCAGAACGAGGCAGCGTTTATTGACAATCTGCGAAAACGATTTAAAGAGGATCTGATCTAC ACGTACATAGGTCAGGTACTCGTATCCGTGAATCCTTACAAAAAACTTCCAATTTATAGTCCAGATACGATCCAGTACTATCACGGTAGAAATTTCTTTGAGGCTCCACCACACAT CTTTGCACTCGCAGATACCGCTTATCAGTCCttgttgaaagaaaatttggATCAATGTATCCTCATCTCTG GCGAATCCGGTTCAGGAAAGACCGAAGCATCGAAGAAGGTGCTGGAGTTTATCGCAGCCGCGACCGGTCACAAAAAACAAGTAGAAGAAGTAAACGAGAAATTGATCGGTAGTAATCCCGTCCTCGAAGCTTTCGGAAACGCGAAAACTAATCGCAATGATAATTCGTCCCGCTTCGGCAAGTACATGGATATCCAATTTAATTTCCAG GGAGATCCAGTCGGTGGGAACATCTTGAATTACCTACTAGAAAAGTCGAGAGTAGTTCATCAATTTTCTGGAGAACGTAACTTCCATATCTTCTATCAGTTATTGGCTGGAGCAAGCGAAGAGACTTTACGAGATTTATATCTGAAAAGAAATTTAGATACATACTATTATCTGACCAACGGG ACAAAAGGTACGGTAGACACGATCGACGATGCGACTCAGTATAAAGAGGTAATGAAAGCTATGAAGACGATGGAGATGAGTCAGCACGAACAGAATGATTTATTTGCAATAGTCGCATCCGTGTTACACATGGGAAACGTTGGATTTACTGAAAAAGATGGTGTCGCTCAAATCTTGAAGCCAGCTTCCGTCGAGGCTGTTGCCACT TTATTGGGCTGCGACTTGAACCAACTGGCACAAGCTTTTACACATCGCACTATAGATGCTAGGGGCGACGTAGTCATTTCTCCGTTGAACAGGGAATTTGCAATCTATGCACGCGACGCACTAGCGAAAGCTGTATATGATAGATTGTTCACGTGGCTTGtgaccaggttaaataaatcattgCAACCAGTTAGTAGTCGGCGGCGCAACATGGTCATAGGTATCCTGGATATTTAcggttttgaaattttccaaaagaACAG TTTCGAACAATTCTGCATAAATTACTGCAACGAGAAGTTACAGCAGTTGTTCATCCAGTTGACACTGAAGTCAGAGCAAGAAGAGTACTTGAGGGAAGGAATAGCCTGGGAGAATATTCAATACTTTAATAACAAAGTTATATGTGATTTGatcgaagaaaaatataaag GAATAATATCTTTAATGGATGAGGAATGTCTTCGACCTGGAGAACCAACAGACTTAAGTTTCCTGGAGAAGTTGAACGTAAACCTAAACAATCATCCTCATTACATAAGCCACATGAAAGCAGATTTACAAACGCAAAAGGTTATGGGACGAGAT GAATTTAGATTAGTGCATTACGCTGGCGACGTAACATACAACGTGCGGGGATTTCTGGAAAAGAATAATGATTTATTATATAGAGATTTACGTGAAGTTATGTCCCATACAAAGAACACAATCATCAAG AATGTATTTGATGTAAAAGATTTAACCAGCAAGAAGCGTCCAGACACCGCAATTACACAATTTAAGAACAGTTTGAACAATCTTGTGGAGATCCTTATGGGCAAGGAACCTTCTTACATCCGTTGTATCAAACCTAATGACTATAAGATGGCCA ATCAATTCAAGGACAAGATTGTACTACATCAAGTAAAGTATTTAGGTCTTATGGAGAATTTAAGAGTAAGGCGAGCTGGTTTTGCCTATAGGAGACCATATGAACAATTCTTGCAACGTTACAAATCTTTATGTCCACAAACTTGGCCTAATTATCATGGTCCAGCTAAAGAAGGTGTTCAAATCCTTGTATGTCACCTTGGTTTTGAACAAGACGAATATAGGATGGGCAA CACAAAGTTGTTCATCCGACTTCCTAAAACATTGTTCGACACTGAAGACGCCTTCCAGATGAAGAAGCATGAGATAGCTGCTATCATTCAAAGTAAATGGAAATGTATACTTATGAGGCgaagatatttgaaaatgaagaaagcAGCGATAGTCTTCCAAAAATATATACGAAGGTGGCTTGCGAAACAGGAAGCTGAAAGGAGAAGAAAAGCTGTTATTACCATTCGAAG ATTTATTGAAGGATTCATCACACGAAACGGACCACCCACCGAGATTAATGTGGCTTTCATTGAATTAGCGAAATTCCAGTGGTTAACCAAGCTTTCTAAAAATCTTCCAGAAGGTGTTTTAAATAATTCCTGGCCTCCTTGCCCGTACGCATGTCGAGaa GCTTCTGAACACCTACGCATTATTCATAAAAAATGGAAAGCACGGAAGTATAGGTTGGCCTTGTCGAAAGAAGACAAAGAAcaatttgaattgaaaattttagccGAATCACTATTCAAAGGAAAGAAGAAATCGTATGCCAAAAGCTTGGGACCGAGGTTCCAAAATGATCGACTTGGTGCGGAACATAAAGCATTGAGACAGAGTTTCATTAATAATATCCTTCCTAGGGATGAAactataaaa TATGCCACTCCAGTTATCAAATATGACCGGCATGGTTACAAACCTCGTGAAAGAGTACTAATTTTAACGGAAAACGCAGTATATATTTTAGATactttaaaaacatttaaacttAAGCATCGATTACCTTATAAATCTATTGAGGAACTGGTTGTCACTGGAGAATCAGATAACTTATTAATTGTTAGGATACCACCTGAATTAAAAAAGGATAAG GGTGATTTAATATTGGAACTACCGCATACAATAGAAGCGCTAACAAAGGCAATTGATATCACCAACAAtcgaaatattcttaaaattgtCAACACAGAGTC GGTCTCACATAAACTAGTCAGCGGAAAAGAAGGTGTAATTGAATTTAGGACTGGTACAACACCAGCCATTAGTAAAAACAGACAAAGTGGACATTTACTAGTG gtGGCATCTCCATAA